The following proteins are co-located in the Mesorhizobium australicum WSM2073 genome:
- a CDS encoding S1C family serine protease produces MSDFNLNAFSDAIADIADKATPATASFATHHHRTASAFHWGDGYFVTAEEAVEAGEEIGLTLASGETAKAELVGRDPSTGVALLKPADAASAPVLDRASPVRPGNIAIAIGSSQGSVLAVSGSVGEVGPAWRSMRGGTIDRRINLAVGAGGRFEGGPVLDAKGALIGMLLFGPRGRALVMPYETIERAVATLREKGHVARGYLGAGLHPVRDRDARGAMVMSLDDNGPAKAAGLSLGDIIVAWNSEAVHGPRDLIRRLGPDSAGASVKLGVVRGGEQRDVVLTIGEKPLS; encoded by the coding sequence ATGAGCGACTTCAATCTGAATGCATTTTCCGATGCCATCGCCGATATTGCCGACAAGGCGACGCCGGCAACGGCAAGCTTCGCCACGCATCATCACCGCACGGCGAGCGCCTTCCATTGGGGCGACGGCTATTTCGTCACCGCCGAGGAAGCCGTCGAGGCCGGCGAGGAGATCGGACTGACACTGGCCTCCGGCGAGACGGCGAAGGCCGAACTGGTCGGCCGCGATCCTTCGACGGGTGTCGCCCTGCTGAAGCCCGCGGATGCGGCCAGCGCGCCTGTCCTCGATAGAGCCAGCCCCGTTCGGCCAGGCAATATCGCCATAGCCATCGGCAGCAGCCAGGGCTCCGTGCTGGCCGTGTCGGGCTCGGTCGGCGAAGTCGGCCCGGCCTGGCGCTCGATGCGCGGCGGCACCATCGACCGGCGCATCAACCTGGCTGTCGGTGCCGGCGGCCGCTTCGAGGGTGGCCCGGTGCTGGACGCCAAGGGCGCGCTGATCGGCATGCTTCTGTTCGGCCCGCGTGGCCGCGCGCTGGTCATGCCCTATGAGACGATCGAACGCGCGGTGGCGACGCTTCGCGAAAAGGGGCATGTCGCACGTGGTTACCTCGGCGCCGGCCTACATCCGGTGCGCGACCGCGACGCGCGTGGCGCAATGGTGATGAGCCTCGACGACAATGGCCCGGCCAAGGCCGCTGGCCTCTCGCTCGGCGACATCATCGTGGCGTGGAACAGCGAGGCCGTGCATGGTCCGCGAGATCTGATCCGCCGGCTCGGGCCCGACAGCGCCGGTGCTTCGGTGAAGCTGGGTGTCGTGCGCGGCGGCGAACAGCGCGACGTCGTGCTGACGATCGGCGAAAAGCCGCTGAGCTGA
- a CDS encoding response regulator transcription factor, translating to MESDTLTRPDVARGERQLVVLIALRDAVRAERLSASLAMADDLLPVVAGGGVADVAIVDDAVANSAASVDRAGVGGSTTPKVLLSDRAGRPQGQVFAVLPLAADAALIAAAVRLAAAGYRVSGEGRSMPDRHEDFDRGDAANGDGSHSGLFGEETVDDGAATRPALSPREAEVLALLAEGAPNKVIARRLNISVHTAKFHVAAILIKLGAANRTDAIAIAMRQGLVLV from the coding sequence ATGGAAAGCGACACGCTGACAAGGCCTGACGTGGCGCGCGGCGAACGCCAGCTCGTGGTGCTGATCGCACTGCGCGATGCCGTGCGTGCCGAGCGCTTGTCCGCTTCGCTTGCCATGGCCGACGATCTGCTGCCGGTCGTGGCCGGCGGCGGGGTCGCCGATGTCGCCATCGTCGATGACGCCGTCGCCAACAGCGCGGCCTCTGTCGATCGAGCCGGCGTCGGCGGCAGCACGACCCCAAAGGTACTGCTTTCGGACCGCGCGGGCCGGCCGCAAGGCCAGGTTTTTGCGGTGCTGCCGTTGGCCGCGGATGCAGCTTTGATCGCCGCTGCCGTCAGGCTGGCCGCCGCCGGCTACCGGGTGTCCGGCGAAGGGCGTTCGATGCCGGATAGGCATGAGGATTTCGACCGCGGTGATGCGGCCAATGGGGATGGAAGCCATAGCGGGTTGTTCGGCGAGGAAACGGTCGACGATGGCGCCGCCACCCGGCCAGCGCTGTCGCCGCGCGAGGCGGAAGTGCTGGCGCTGCTGGCCGAAGGGGCGCCCAACAAGGTGATCGCGCGGCGGCTCAACATCTCCGTCCACACGGCGAAGTTCCATGTCGCCGCGATCCTGATCAAGCTCGGTGCCGCCAATCGTACGGACGCCATCGCGATCGCGATGCGGCAGGGGCTGGTTCTGGTTTAG
- a CDS encoding type II toxin-antitoxin system VapB family antitoxin, whose protein sequence is MALFIKNVEVERLARELAKSRGVPVTEAIRQSLENETAREHLTSQQNESDLIARLMEISEQAGRNT, encoded by the coding sequence ATGGCTTTGTTCATCAAGAATGTCGAAGTGGAGCGGTTGGCCCGAGAACTTGCCAAGAGCCGTGGTGTGCCGGTGACCGAAGCGATCCGGCAGAGCCTCGAAAACGAAACTGCTCGCGAACACCTGACTTCTCAGCAAAACGAGTCTGACCTGATCGCGAGGCTGATGGAAATTTCAGAGCAAGCAGGCCGGAATACCTGA
- a CDS encoding SDR family oxidoreductase, translated as MSLKGKTLFISGGSRGIGLAIALRAARDGANVTIAAKTAEPHPKLPGTIYSAAEEIEQAGGKALPVLCDIREEAQVAEAVGRTVEKFGGIDICVNNASAIQLTGTLETDMKRYDLMHQINTRGTFLVSKMCIPHLKLAKNPHILNLAPPLDMKAKWFKNHVAYTMAKFGMSMCTLGMSAEFTRDGIAVNSLWPISTIDTAAVRNLLGGATVAAMSRSPDIMADAAHAIFMRPSREASGNFYIDEEVLRAEGVSDFSVYAPDATGPLAGDFFVPDEVFARTDSKIRNIY; from the coding sequence ATGTCGCTCAAGGGAAAGACGCTGTTCATCTCCGGCGGGTCACGTGGCATCGGGCTGGCGATCGCGCTGCGCGCCGCGCGCGACGGCGCCAATGTGACGATCGCCGCCAAGACGGCGGAGCCGCATCCGAAGCTGCCGGGAACGATCTACAGCGCCGCAGAAGAGATCGAGCAGGCCGGCGGCAAGGCACTGCCGGTGCTATGCGACATCCGCGAGGAGGCGCAGGTTGCCGAGGCGGTCGGCAGAACCGTCGAGAAATTCGGCGGCATCGATATCTGTGTCAACAATGCCAGCGCCATCCAGCTTACCGGCACGCTGGAAACCGACATGAAGCGCTACGATCTGATGCATCAGATCAACACGCGCGGCACCTTCCTCGTGTCCAAAATGTGCATTCCACACCTGAAGTTGGCGAAAAACCCTCACATCCTGAATCTGGCGCCGCCGCTCGACATGAAGGCCAAATGGTTCAAGAACCATGTCGCCTACACCATGGCCAAGTTCGGCATGTCGATGTGCACGCTGGGCATGAGCGCGGAATTCACCAGGGATGGCATCGCGGTCAATTCGCTGTGGCCGATCTCGACCATCGACACGGCCGCGGTGCGCAACCTTCTGGGCGGAGCGACGGTCGCGGCGATGAGCCGGTCGCCGGACATCATGGCCGACGCCGCGCACGCGATCTTCATGCGGCCGTCGCGCGAGGCATCAGGCAATTTCTATATCGACGAAGAGGTGCTGCGCGCCGAGGGCGTCAGCGATTTCTCGGTCTATGCGCCTGACGCAACCGGACCGCTGGCCGGAGATTTTTTTGTGCCGGATGAGGTGTTTGCCAGGACGGACAGCAAGATCAGGAACATCTACTGA
- a CDS encoding OmpA family protein, whose product MKRQPRILAGTALGLLMASAPLGASPLQGTAAFGPMQRGGTPLIILAQDTPTDQGQGDEEQPRKKKREQQQQTETAPAAQQPAPAAEEQQPRRKKRDQQQQAEQAPAGEAAPATDEQQPRRKKRDQQQQTEQAPAGEAAPANDNQPTKPGRKHKLDQQKEAPAAVPETAPTPKQAPAGEATPKVESPPAGEQVPAQGEQSQDKTKKHGRKPAGEQPANGEQPATGEQPPTGRQPTTGEQPATGEQPATGGAATNGKAAPVQGENPVQGEAPADKNAAPILDSQKDARRKGRGENGQDGGNPATQPANQNGEQQNGGQQNGGQNAQQGGDQGRKPVVAPVDQGPPPTDDRAAQEAIKTEKIVPVTQEKGKRLERAPDEDIRDRRRPKGVDVLKEIGDRVIVQFNDQTFVQSNDRPRLTRGAKDVYYEDLPQGRTRETVERDNGFRIVTIRNRYGDILQRSRIAPDGREYVLSYVDERSYQDEDDWRDPGDDLPPMRLTIPRRDYILDSEDVESPDDYYTFLEQPPVEKVQRLYSINEVKRSARVRDIARRIDLDTLNFEFGSSSISDTEVQKLQGVADAMEKLLKKNPAETFLIEGHTDAVGTPEANLALSDRRAEAVAEALTNAFGIPPENLTTQGYGEEYLKVDTSAPNRENRRVAIRRITSLVAPVASNN is encoded by the coding sequence ATGAAACGCCAACCACGGATTCTGGCAGGCACAGCCCTTGGCCTGTTGATGGCATCCGCGCCGTTAGGCGCGTCCCCGCTTCAGGGGACAGCCGCGTTCGGCCCCATGCAACGCGGGGGGACACCGCTGATCATCCTGGCGCAGGACACCCCCACCGACCAGGGACAGGGCGACGAGGAACAGCCGCGCAAGAAGAAGCGCGAGCAGCAACAGCAGACCGAGACCGCTCCGGCCGCGCAGCAGCCCGCCCCCGCGGCTGAAGAGCAGCAGCCGCGCAGGAAGAAGCGCGACCAGCAGCAGCAGGCCGAGCAGGCGCCCGCCGGCGAGGCCGCGCCCGCAACCGACGAGCAGCAGCCGCGCAGGAAGAAGCGCGACCAGCAGCAGCAGACCGAGCAGGCGCCCGCCGGCGAGGCCGCGCCTGCCAACGACAACCAGCCGACCAAGCCTGGCAGGAAACACAAGCTGGACCAGCAGAAAGAGGCGCCGGCCGCCGTGCCGGAGACCGCTCCGACACCGAAGCAGGCTCCTGCCGGCGAAGCGACGCCGAAGGTTGAATCCCCTCCCGCCGGCGAGCAGGTTCCCGCCCAGGGCGAGCAATCCCAAGACAAGACGAAGAAGCACGGCAGGAAACCGGCTGGCGAACAGCCGGCGAATGGCGAGCAGCCCGCGACCGGCGAACAGCCGCCGACCGGTAGGCAGCCCACCACCGGCGAACAGCCGGCGACGGGAGAGCAGCCCGCCACCGGTGGGGCCGCTACCAATGGGAAGGCCGCGCCTGTCCAGGGCGAAAACCCGGTTCAGGGCGAAGCCCCCGCCGACAAGAATGCCGCCCCCATCCTCGACAGCCAGAAGGATGCCAGGCGCAAGGGTCGCGGCGAGAACGGCCAGGACGGCGGGAACCCAGCCACCCAGCCCGCCAACCAGAATGGCGAACAGCAGAACGGCGGGCAGCAGAATGGTGGGCAGAACGCCCAGCAGGGCGGTGACCAGGGCCGGAAGCCGGTAGTGGCGCCGGTGGATCAGGGTCCGCCTCCAACCGACGACAGGGCCGCCCAGGAGGCGATCAAGACGGAAAAAATCGTCCCGGTGACGCAGGAGAAGGGCAAGCGGCTCGAGCGCGCGCCTGACGAGGACATCCGTGACCGCCGCCGGCCCAAGGGCGTCGACGTGCTCAAGGAAATCGGCGACCGGGTGATCGTCCAGTTCAACGACCAGACGTTCGTCCAGAGCAACGATCGCCCGCGCCTGACCCGCGGCGCCAAGGATGTCTACTACGAGGACCTGCCGCAAGGCCGCACGCGCGAGACGGTCGAGCGCGACAATGGCTTCCGGATCGTCACCATACGCAACCGCTACGGCGACATCCTGCAGCGGTCGCGCATCGCGCCCGACGGTCGCGAATATGTGCTGAGCTATGTCGACGAGCGCAGCTACCAGGACGAAGATGACTGGCGCGATCCCGGCGATGACCTGCCGCCGATGCGGCTGACCATCCCGCGCCGGGACTACATCCTCGATTCCGAGGATGTCGAAAGTCCCGACGACTACTACACCTTCCTCGAACAGCCGCCGGTGGAGAAAGTGCAGCGTCTGTATTCGATCAACGAGGTCAAGCGTTCGGCCCGCGTGCGTGACATTGCACGGCGGATCGACCTCGACACGCTGAATTTCGAATTCGGCTCGTCCTCGATCTCCGACACCGAGGTACAGAAGCTCCAGGGTGTCGCCGACGCCATGGAGAAGCTGTTGAAAAAGAACCCGGCCGAGACCTTCCTGATCGAGGGCCACACCGACGCCGTCGGCACGCCCGAGGCAAACCTTGCTCTGTCGGACCGTCGCGCCGAAGCGGTCGCCGAAGCGCTGACCAACGCCTTCGGCATCCCGCCCGAGAACCTGACGACACAGGGCTATGGCGAGGAGTATCTGAAGGTCGACACCTCGGCGCCCAACCGCGAGAACCGGCGCGTCGCCATCCGCCGCATCACCTCGCTCGTGGCGCCGGTGGCGAGCAACAACTGA
- a CDS encoding YcgN family cysteine cluster protein: METPFWKTKTLEEMSPTEWESLCDGCGKCCLSKLEDEDTGEIYWTSVGCRLFDAESCRCADYANRLARVPDCVGLTPQNVRTISWLPSTCAYRLVAEGRDLYWWHRLVSGSAETVHEAGISMRGRVKASETDLAEPEDYFDFMLDDEP, from the coding sequence ATGGAAACCCCGTTCTGGAAGACCAAGACGCTGGAAGAGATGAGCCCCACCGAGTGGGAATCGCTCTGCGACGGCTGCGGCAAGTGCTGCCTGTCCAAGCTCGAGGACGAGGACACCGGTGAAATCTACTGGACCAGCGTCGGCTGCCGGCTGTTCGACGCCGAGAGCTGCCGCTGTGCGGACTATGCCAACCGGCTGGCGCGCGTTCCCGACTGCGTCGGCCTGACGCCGCAGAATGTGCGCACCATCAGCTGGCTGCCCAGCACCTGCGCCTACCGGCTGGTGGCCGAGGGCCGCGACCTCTACTGGTGGCATCGGTTGGTTTCCGGCAGTGCCGAGACCGTGCACGAGGCCGGCATTTCCATGCGCGGCCGGGTCAAGGCGAGCGAGACCGACCTGGCCGAGCCGGAAGACTATTTTGACTTTATGCTCGACGACGAGCCCTGA
- a CDS encoding SIMPL domain-containing protein — protein MTRHLLPLALAAAIAFPAMAGATDLPTPPRIIVSGEGEATVAPDLAVLTLSVMREAKTARAALDANNDAMAAVIAAMKAAGIKDRDLQTAGIQITPRYNYTNKPDGSQEAELVAYQVTNTLSVRVRDVDKTGEILDKAVSLGVNQGGGIAFTNDNPAATVTEARKKAVADAMAKARTLAEAAGVSLGRVLEITDQNIRPAPMPINAKAFDAAAGAAPVQAGENAYNVQVTVTFELK, from the coding sequence ATGACCAGACATCTTTTGCCCCTCGCGCTCGCCGCTGCAATCGCTTTTCCGGCGATGGCTGGAGCCACCGATCTGCCGACCCCGCCCCGCATCATCGTGTCCGGCGAGGGCGAAGCAACCGTGGCCCCCGATCTGGCGGTGCTGACGCTCAGCGTCATGCGCGAAGCCAAGACGGCGCGTGCCGCACTCGACGCCAACAATGATGCCATGGCCGCGGTGATCGCCGCGATGAAGGCCGCCGGCATCAAGGATCGCGACCTGCAGACCGCGGGCATCCAGATCACCCCCCGCTACAACTATACCAACAAGCCGGACGGCAGCCAGGAGGCCGAACTCGTCGCCTATCAGGTGACCAACACGCTCTCGGTGCGCGTGCGCGACGTCGACAAGACAGGCGAGATCCTCGACAAGGCGGTGTCGCTCGGCGTCAACCAGGGCGGCGGCATCGCCTTCACCAATGACAATCCGGCGGCCACCGTCACAGAGGCCCGAAAGAAAGCTGTCGCCGACGCCATGGCCAAGGCCAGGACGCTGGCCGAGGCGGCCGGGGTCAGCCTGGGCCGGGTGCTCGAGATCACCGATCAGAACATCAGGCCGGCGCCGATGCCGATCAACGCCAAGGCATTCGACGCCGCGGCCGGCGCGGCGCCGGTACAGGCCGGCGAGAACGCCTACAATGTCCAGGTCACCGTTACCTTCGAACTGAAGTAG